A DNA window from Nitratidesulfovibrio sp. contains the following coding sequences:
- a CDS encoding IscA/HesB family protein yields MFELTENARKELDAYFADKQKNPIRVYLAPGGUSGPRLALALDEPNDTDKVFEEGGFTFCVNTELLTMAESIRIDISYMGFSVESGKPLGGGSSSCGGCGSAGSCGS; encoded by the coding sequence ATGTTCGAACTCACCGAAAACGCCCGCAAAGAGCTTGATGCCTACTTTGCGGACAAGCAGAAGAACCCCATCCGGGTCTACCTTGCCCCCGGCGGCTGAAGCGGTCCCCGACTGGCCCTGGCTCTGGATGAGCCTAACGATACCGACAAAGTCTTCGAGGAAGGCGGCTTCACCTTCTGCGTGAACACCGAACTTCTGACCATGGCGGAATCCATCCGCATCGACATCAGCTACATGGGATTCTCGGTGGAATCCGGCAAGCCGCTCGGCGGCGGCAGCAGCAGTTGCGGCGGCTGCGGCAGCGCTGGCAGCTGCGGCTCGTAA
- a CDS encoding adhesin yields the protein MITLEHDARGILEEYFSENPQSPIRIYVSPRGSRGPHLVLGPDQPTGRDHVVQVDGFTFCISQRLAQQVGAVRIRARNAGFEVVSERPLSARTSAAS from the coding sequence ATGATCACCCTTGAACACGACGCGCGGGGCATTCTGGAAGAGTACTTTTCGGAAAACCCCCAAAGCCCTATCCGCATCTACGTTTCGCCGCGCGGCAGCCGGGGACCGCACCTCGTGCTGGGCCCCGACCAACCCACCGGGCGCGACCATGTCGTGCAGGTGGACGGCTTCACCTTCTGCATCAGCCAGCGGCTGGCCCAGCAGGTGGGCGCCGTGCGCATCCGGGCGCGCAACGCCGGGTTCGAGGTGGTTTCCGAACGCCCCCTCAGCGCGCGCACGTCCGCAGCTTCCTGA
- the pyrR gene encoding bifunctional pyr operon transcriptional regulator/uracil phosphoribosyltransferase PyrR, which yields MEQTILLTEEEMRRALERLAYQVLERHGDCAGLVLVGIQRRGADIAARLGRIIAERLGCALPSGALDINLYRDDWTTLSTKPAIGPSDIPVDLDGRDVLLVDDVLFTGRTIRAALEALLDYGRPRRVELLVLVDRGHRELPIHADFVGRTVNTGRNEQVDVLLRERDGRDEVLLSVR from the coding sequence ATGGAACAGACCATTCTGCTGACCGAAGAGGAAATGCGCCGGGCGCTGGAACGTCTGGCCTATCAGGTGCTGGAACGCCACGGTGACTGCGCGGGACTTGTGCTCGTGGGCATCCAGCGGCGCGGGGCCGACATCGCGGCCCGCCTGGGGCGCATCATTGCCGAGCGCCTTGGCTGCGCGCTGCCCTCGGGCGCGCTGGACATCAACCTGTACCGTGACGACTGGACAACCCTGTCCACCAAGCCCGCCATCGGTCCGTCGGACATTCCCGTGGACCTGGACGGGCGCGACGTGCTGCTGGTGGACGATGTGCTGTTCACCGGGCGCACCATCCGCGCCGCGCTGGAGGCGCTGCTGGACTATGGCAGGCCCCGCCGCGTGGAACTGCTGGTGCTGGTGGACCGTGGGCACCGCGAACTGCCCATTCACGCCGACTTCGTGGGCCGCACCGTGAACACGGGCCGCAACGAGCAGGTGGACGTGCTGCTGCGCGAGCGCGACGGGCGGGACGAGGTATTGTTGTCCGTTCGCTAG
- a CDS encoding lysylphosphatidylglycerol synthetase family protein, with amino-acid sequence MKHTDVVSAAPKHSPPWKKHLRSLGKVAVFAVFCGAVWLLYNEVSKYHIDEIRESMRQMPMSSIALSMVLMVFNYLVLVGYDALALRAINKPLSLARTALVSFVGCVTSYNFGALLGGSSVRYRFYSAWGFSVVDVVRLVIMLAITFWVGALGVAGAVFIIQPLPVPESLDIPMRDVRLLGVVLLALTVGYHILTLVAKHPIRVMGKEFALPPFRLAIMQTLVAGLDLVVAAACLYVLMPADLGLDFIQFLSVYLMAIVAVVLSHVPGGAGVFELVILSLSHTHSPQTVIAALICFRFIYYLLPLLFAAVLLGGHELHLRRHEAERILDEAGRWNDALAHTLMAYLAFAAGLILLFSSAIPVAVDSRAVLTATVPLAAMEAAHFLSGVAGVGLLLLSRGLQRRLASAWRLVTALVVLGIGCSVLKGLDWQEAILLALVLAALCATRRRFFRRTSLLRERFTVRWLVAVLLVVGCTLVVGLFVHGHLPYTHDLWWTFAADNDAARLLRAFGGIAVVLAVFLVRRLAFPLHGRLGEFTAARRERFRRIYRAAQRIRENALRRKKPGQASQPDQIDKPGND; translated from the coding sequence ATGAAGCACACAGACGTCGTATCCGCCGCCCCCAAACATTCCCCACCGTGGAAGAAGCACCTGCGCTCGCTGGGCAAGGTTGCGGTGTTCGCCGTTTTCTGTGGAGCCGTGTGGCTGCTGTACAACGAAGTCAGCAAATACCACATCGACGAAATCCGCGAAAGCATGCGCCAGATGCCCATGAGCAGCATCGCGCTCTCCATGGTGCTGATGGTGTTCAACTATCTGGTGCTGGTGGGGTACGACGCACTGGCCCTGCGCGCCATCAACAAGCCGCTGTCCCTGGCCCGCACCGCCCTTGTCTCGTTCGTGGGCTGCGTGACCAGCTACAACTTCGGGGCGCTGCTGGGCGGCAGTTCGGTGCGCTACCGGTTCTATTCAGCCTGGGGCTTTTCGGTGGTGGATGTGGTGCGCCTGGTGATCATGCTGGCCATCACCTTCTGGGTGGGTGCGCTGGGCGTTGCCGGGGCCGTGTTCATCATCCAGCCGCTGCCGGTGCCCGAATCGCTCGACATACCCATGCGCGACGTGCGCCTGCTGGGCGTGGTGCTGCTGGCGCTGACCGTCGGCTACCATATCCTGACGCTGGTGGCGAAGCACCCTATCCGCGTCATGGGCAAGGAATTCGCGCTGCCGCCCTTCCGGCTGGCCATCATGCAGACCCTGGTGGCCGGGCTGGACCTGGTGGTGGCGGCGGCCTGCCTGTACGTGCTGATGCCCGCCGACCTCGGGCTGGACTTCATCCAGTTTCTTTCCGTGTACCTGATGGCCATCGTGGCCGTGGTGCTCAGCCACGTGCCCGGCGGCGCGGGCGTGTTCGAACTGGTCATCCTCAGCCTGTCGCACACCCATTCGCCGCAGACGGTCATTGCCGCGCTGATCTGCTTCCGGTTCATCTACTACCTGCTGCCGCTGCTGTTTGCCGCCGTGCTGCTGGGCGGCCACGAACTGCACCTGCGCCGCCACGAGGCGGAGCGGATACTGGACGAGGCAGGCCGCTGGAACGACGCGCTGGCCCATACCCTGATGGCCTATCTCGCCTTTGCGGCCGGGCTGATCCTGCTCTTTTCCAGCGCCATCCCCGTGGCGGTCGACAGCCGCGCCGTGCTGACGGCCACCGTGCCGCTGGCGGCCATGGAGGCGGCCCACTTCCTGAGCGGAGTGGCGGGCGTGGGACTGCTGCTGCTTTCGCGCGGGCTGCAACGCCGCCTTGCCTCGGCATGGCGGCTGGTGACGGCGCTGGTGGTGCTGGGCATCGGATGCAGCGTGCTGAAGGGGCTGGACTGGCAGGAGGCCATCCTGCTGGCGCTGGTGCTGGCCGCCCTGTGCGCGACACGTCGGCGCTTCTTCCGCCGCACCTCGCTGCTGCGCGAACGTTTTACCGTGCGCTGGCTGGTTGCCGTGCTGCTGGTGGTGGGCTGTACCCTGGTGGTGGGGCTGTTCGTGCACGGGCACTTGCCCTACACCCACGACCTGTGGTGGACCTTTGCGGCGGACAACGATGCCGCCCGCCTGCTGCGTGCCTTTGGCGGCATTGCCGTGGTGCTGGCGGTGTTTCTGGTGCGACGGCTGGCCTTTCCGCTGCACGGACGGCTTGGCGAGTTCACGGCGGCACGGCGCGAACGGTTCCGGCGCATCTACCGCGCGGCCCAGCGCATTCGCGAAAACGCCCTGCGCCGCAAGAAGCCGGGGCAGGCCAGCCAGCCCGATCAGATAGACAAGCCCGGAAACGACTAG